One part of the Candidatus Methylomirabilota bacterium genome encodes these proteins:
- a CDS encoding ABC transporter ATP-binding protein, whose product MPLALELDGLSKRFGGVLAVDGVSLALEAGRIYGLIGPNGSGKTTLFNCITGIERLDAGRVAFNGERIDGLKPWQIAQRGIGRTFQVIRVFPELSALENLLVVTRGSLAAARERAVELLAFVKLAGLRDEYAGNLSYGQQKLVEFVRVLMRDPSLILLDEPAGGVNPTLLNDLLDAVRRLRDAGKTVLLVEHDMKVVMGLCETVFVLDHGEKIAAGPPGVIQTDERVIEAYFGR is encoded by the coding sequence ATGCCGCTGGCACTCGAGCTCGACGGTCTCAGCAAGCGCTTCGGCGGCGTCCTGGCGGTGGACGGCGTCTCCCTCGCGCTCGAGGCGGGGCGGATCTACGGCCTCATCGGGCCGAACGGCTCGGGCAAGACCACCCTCTTCAACTGCATCACGGGCATCGAGCGGCTCGACGCGGGCCGCGTCGCTTTCAACGGCGAGCGCATCGACGGGCTCAAGCCCTGGCAGATCGCGCAGCGCGGGATCGGCCGCACCTTCCAGGTGATCCGCGTGTTCCCCGAGCTGTCCGCGCTCGAGAACCTCCTGGTCGTCACCCGCGGCAGTCTCGCGGCGGCGCGCGAGCGCGCGGTCGAGCTGCTCGCGTTCGTAAAGCTCGCGGGCCTCCGCGACGAGTACGCGGGCAACCTCTCCTACGGCCAGCAGAAGCTCGTGGAGTTCGTCCGGGTCCTGATGCGCGACCCCTCGCTCATCCTCCTCGACGAGCCGGCCGGCGGCGTGAACCCCACGCTCCTGAACGACCTCCTCGACGCGGTCCGCCGCCTCCGCGACGCGGGGAAGACGGTCCTCCTCGTCGAGCACGACATGAAGGTCGTCATGGGCCTCTGCGAGACGGTGTTCGTCCTCGACCACGGCGAGAAGATCGCCGCGGGGCCCCCGGGCGTCATCCAGACCGACGAGCGCGTCATTGAAGCCTACTTCGGTCGCTGA
- a CDS encoding branched-chain amino acid ABC transporter permease, giving the protein MRHRSAALVALAAVVAALVVYPEFASGYGVRATLQVFMWIVLAGSWNLISGLTGYVSFGHVAFFGAGAYTGAILVAKAGWSWGAAALAGGLAACVLALVIGYPCLRLKGPYFAIAMLGLNEVLRALVSYFEGLTGGGNGLSLPTLDATVPIYYVMGASAALVTLATYVIITSRFGLRLMTIREDEVAAEAMGIDTARHKLYAFLLSAAGPGVAGALTARDQGYIEPISVFPLATTITMIVMVLFGGKGTVWGPVLGAVVLFVAQEVVWARYPYVYPLLFGAIIIVVVLLMPRGVLGLLQIRYRLPRTI; this is encoded by the coding sequence GTGAGGCACCGGAGCGCGGCCCTCGTGGCGCTGGCCGCCGTCGTGGCCGCGCTCGTCGTGTACCCCGAGTTCGCGAGCGGCTACGGCGTGCGGGCGACGCTGCAGGTCTTCATGTGGATCGTGCTGGCCGGCTCCTGGAACCTGATCTCGGGCCTCACCGGCTACGTGTCGTTCGGCCACGTCGCGTTCTTCGGCGCGGGCGCCTACACCGGGGCGATCCTCGTCGCCAAGGCCGGGTGGTCGTGGGGCGCGGCCGCGCTCGCGGGCGGGCTCGCCGCGTGCGTCCTGGCGCTCGTGATCGGCTACCCGTGCCTCCGGCTCAAGGGGCCCTACTTTGCGATCGCGATGCTCGGCCTCAACGAGGTCCTGCGCGCGCTCGTGTCGTACTTCGAGGGGCTGACGGGCGGCGGTAACGGGCTCTCGCTGCCGACGCTCGACGCGACCGTGCCGATCTATTACGTCATGGGGGCGAGCGCGGCGCTCGTGACGCTGGCGACGTACGTGATCATCACGTCGCGGTTCGGGCTGCGCCTGATGACGATCCGGGAGGACGAGGTGGCCGCCGAGGCGATGGGGATCGACACCGCGCGGCACAAGCTGTACGCCTTCCTCCTCTCGGCGGCGGGGCCGGGCGTCGCCGGCGCCCTCACCGCGCGCGACCAGGGCTACATCGAGCCGATCAGCGTCTTTCCGCTGGCGACGACGATCACGATGATCGTGATGGTGCTCTTCGGCGGCAAGGGCACCGTGTGGGGGCCGGTGCTGGGCGCCGTCGTGCTCTTCGTCGCCCAGGAAGTCGTCTGGGCGCGCTACCCGTACGTCTACCCGCTCCTCTTCGGCGCGATCATCATCGTGGTCGTGCTGCTGATGCCACGCGGCGTGCTCGGACTGCTCCAGATCCGATACCGGCTGCCCAGGACCATCTGA
- a CDS encoding branched-chain amino acid ABC transporter permease: MNVFVTPSMLGQVVISGILSGALYAMVALGLALIFGVMRIINIAHGPLLMLGAYATYFLYSALGINPFLTVPVSMLALFVVGALLERTLVFRVVDAPELSSLLLTFGISIALVNLAQLAFTSDLRSVEYLTGAWLVGPFALSKARLVAFVFAGALTGLAFSFLQWTRLGKAIRATSQSREVAMVCGINVQRIHLFTFGLAAALAAAGGALIAVIVAIQPEMGQIWTFKSFLVIVLGGAGNYPGALLGGILLGLIEQVASLFLTTQLSEVVAYVLLVLVLLVRPAGLLGGRQT, translated from the coding sequence GTGAACGTCTTCGTCACCCCCTCGATGCTGGGGCAGGTGGTCATCTCCGGCATCCTGTCGGGCGCGCTCTACGCCATGGTGGCGCTCGGCCTGGCGCTGATCTTCGGCGTCATGCGCATCATCAACATCGCCCACGGGCCGCTACTGATGCTCGGGGCGTACGCCACCTACTTCCTCTACAGCGCGCTCGGCATCAACCCGTTCCTGACGGTGCCGGTCAGCATGCTGGCGCTCTTCGTGGTCGGCGCGCTGCTCGAGCGGACGCTCGTCTTCCGGGTGGTGGACGCGCCGGAGCTGTCGTCGCTGCTGCTCACCTTCGGTATCTCGATCGCGCTGGTCAACCTGGCGCAGCTGGCCTTCACCTCCGACCTGCGCTCGGTCGAGTACCTGACGGGCGCGTGGCTGGTGGGACCGTTCGCGCTCTCAAAGGCGCGGCTCGTTGCCTTCGTCTTTGCCGGCGCGCTGACGGGGCTGGCGTTCTCGTTCCTGCAATGGACCCGGCTCGGCAAGGCGATTCGCGCCACCTCGCAGAGTCGCGAGGTGGCGATGGTCTGCGGGATCAACGTCCAGCGCATCCATCTCTTCACCTTCGGCCTGGCCGCCGCCCTGGCGGCCGCCGGCGGCGCCCTGATCGCGGTGATCGTCGCCATCCAGCCCGAGATGGGCCAGATCTGGACCTTCAAATCCTTCCTCGTCATCGTCCTCGGCGGGGCCGGCAACTACCCCGGCGCGCTGCTCGGCGGGATCCTGCTCGGGCTGATCGAGCAGGTGGCGTCCCTGTTCCTCACGACGCAGCTCTCGGAGGTCGTGGCCTACGTGCTCCTGGTGCTCGTCCTGCTCGTCCGGCCGGCCGGGCTCCTCGGAGGCCGGCAGACGTGA